The DNA sequence acttgtattatattttagaaataaggATTTTACTTTGTAAAATGAGAGATTAGATTTGTATAATTTTccgaaattaatatattatatacctattaaatacataaaactaagaaaatattatacaaatttacTTTTTACAATATAAATACGTATTTTTATGGAATGTGCCTGTGACGGTGCTTTACGTTTTGTCTAATATTCCCCAAACACGGTCTCCCTGGAATCTAAACTTCTAAAACCCTGTGGAGGTTTCTGAAGTTCTAACAATTCAGCCACACATATTCAACAAAAGCTTGTCTGAATTTTTCATTCACATCTCTTTAAGTCACCTGTTTCATCTTCTTGTGTGACCCATTGAATTAAAATCGAGAAAAATCAAGTCTTTTTCATGGAAGCTCAAGCCATAAATCCTCATTTTCCCACAACTCTAAACTCTAAAAATCGTAACTTTATGGCAAAAATCACTTGCTTTCCTCAATCCCCAACTTGGGTTTCATGTAAAAGTCACAATCTTTCGTTTGTTCCAGAATTTGGAACCTCTTTGAAGAAGGATTTAAGTTTGAGAAGCAGCTGTGTTGTAAAAGCAAAGGTGGGTAGTGATGGTGGTGAGGAATTGGGAGAAGGGGTTAGCAGGAAAAATCTGGCTGTTTTTGTATCCGGGGGCGGTTCGAATTTTCGGTCTATTCATGAGGCCATTCTTGATGGAAGAATTAATGGGGATATTGTTGTTTTGGTGGCAAGTAAAGCTGGCAAGTTTCTTGCACTGTTGAATTTTTGTGTGTGGATGTTTTCATGTTTTATTAGTGTTTGATGAATTATTATGGTCTAATTCTCACAAAGCTTGCGTTGCTCGCATTAGAATAATATTTGTTCTTGCCTCTCAATATGAATAATTAATCTCTTTGCTGTGTGGGAGCACGTAATGAATATCTTAGTCAAATTTATAGCTCGATAAGAAATATTATCAGCATTGATCAGGTTTCTACGAGATCTGTTACATAGTATTTTGGCCAGTCATTGTGTGATCTTTTACACCAACAGTGATACATGATTGCATAATTGGAGTTGTGGTGTTGTTTATGATATCTTTGGCTCGTTTTGGATTATACATGTATGATCAATGGTGTATGAGTCTAGTTGTTATTGTAGTCCGCAAAAATATAAATGGATGTGTGTGGATAATGATGAAGGGTTTTTTTGTCATGAGCTAGATAGTAGGCGAAGTATGCAGTTTCAACTATGTATTAATAACGAGTCTCCAAATAGACCAATTTGTTTATAACAAAGTTTATGGTTAGTTACATTTGATATCTATCTTTATTTGTCTTTTCAGAAGTCGTAACTTAGACTTCTTTGTATACGCTGCTTTTTAACTTTCATATTGACAGTCAGGTTATAAGGTAATAACAGTTCGGCTTGGCGTGATTAGAGTTTAGAAGACATCCATGTAGCCGAAACAACTTAACTCTTACCCACTGTCTAGTTTTTTTAATGGATCCTTAATTTCCACCATTCAAACAATTCATTGACTTGGCCACTGTTGTGTATACTTGTTATTATCACAATAGTATTTTTCTTAGACTGCTAGAAGTTTTAATTTCTTCCTTTATCATTGATAGTATACCAGCTTTAAATTATGCTCCTCACTCAAGTCAGATACGATGTATCCGCGAATGGGTCAATTGATGATAATTGATATGTTCTTCActaattaattttcttttctcgCAGAATGTGGAGGTGCAAATTATGCAAGAAACAAGGGAATACCTGTCATTGTATTCCCTAAAACCAAAAGTGGATCTGAAGGTTTATCTCCACATGATCTCGTAAGTGCTCTGAGGTCAGTTTCTTCTTCACTGACAAATATATTGCATAGGCATTTTTTTTTATGCATTTAACCTTCAGTTGCTAGTGTTAATAGTTTTCTAGtagtatattaattaatcactaCTTTTTTGTTTAGTTTAGTTTTAGGCAAACCTTTTGTAAAGACACTATTTAGTATATTACCTTGCTCTTGTTTCATCATATTTTAGTTCGTCGATCCAATGGAAATAATTGCAGCCTAACCTTCCTCGAACCCAGCCACAAATCTCCGTCTGGCGTTAATTTCTGCCCAGGCTGTTCTTTGCACAAGCACAACTATTCTATCCTCTAATTCTAAGCCGAATTTATTTTTAAGGTTTAGGGGTTTTGATTTTGGGGAAGATGTAACCAGGTTTGATATCAGATTATGATATGTACAGGGGTTATAGCGGTTATATGGTAAAAGAGCAGTTCAATCACTCACTTTTTGAAAACTAGCTAACGGCGTTAACCATTAACTACGGTTATACACGTAATgtaaagtttttaaaagtttgtGTACATGTTTTGCAATATATGGAACTGGAGATACACAAAGCGGATAATTCAGAAAGCTCGTGTAGTCGTGTACACAATCTGTAATTTACTCATTCATACAACAGTAAGCAATAAGGAAATATGACCAAAAAAAGTGATTATACAAGAATAACAGTGACAATTTTAACTTGATCAGTTAAAAGATCAAAATAGATGAAAATCGATTGATATAGAGACATTACCTGCATTTGAGAAATTAATAGCGGCAAAATTGTCAGTCCTTTGAGCAGATAGAATCTTCTTTGACCTCAATCTTTTAAACCCGTTATCAAGTTCCCTTTGTTTCAATTCCGGCTCTtggcattttcttctatatGAACACAACATTTTGCAAGACAGTTACTAAATAAATGTGTCTCAACTCTCAAATTGCCTACTGAAGAACGTAAAATGGTTAGGTCCTCAAGGAAACAGGAATTATCATCTTCTTAAAAATTGATGTTTCTTTTTAAGAGTTATAAGGAACTAGACTTGTAAATGACTGGCTTGCGATCAGACTTCAGAGAAACTCGATAGACGCTCAATTTAGTTAGCCTGATAAATCTATTAGTGGATCTTGAACATGAACTATTAAGATGTTGCAAAGTAAGTTCAACTTAACTCGACTAGCTATCCTGATAAAACAAATATTCCAAGTCAACTTTGACTACTGAGGCATGCTTGAACTCCAATATAGCAACGGAGCTAAAAGAATCTGACATTAAACAACTAAAGAAACATATCAGTTAAGcagtataatatattattaaaactaaCATTAACAGTGATATGTATCAGTATACTGAGCAACAGCTAATTCAATATTTTTGAAGTAAGTTTGAATATCTAAAGTTCATTATAACAGTTTCCATACATTCACGAgtatagttttaaaatttagtgTCACTAGTCCTACTATTTGGCTTAAAACAAGTACAGTAGTATTGAGGAAGAATGTACGttggaaattttttaaatttctgtcTGTTGCTTACTTGCTTGTatacatatagatatatttGCACTTAAAAAGCAACATTTAGGGTCCAGCTATCAAACTCAAATGGTTCCACAACACACAAAATAATTAAGTCCAGGTTCATTCACAATTGCCTAACCTTTTAGCCCAACTGTTTTCACTTGTACACTGTAAAGGTTGCTTAATAACCAGTAGAAGATCAACCAAAGAGGACcgttaataattaaaaaagaatagtgtaattaattataatgaAGAATAAGCAGTAGAATCAGTATAAGAGATTGACAGAGAGCAATAGATACCAGCAAATTTATTAGTCTTTGCAGAGAGTTCCATCTGCTTTATTGAGTGTATATTAGCTGCTGAGGTTATACTTTCCGCATCTAGTTCATACCCAGTAAAGTTCTTTGAGCATTTTCTGCACCTCAAAATTTTGTTCACAAAATTTCTGTGATACATGAACTTGAATTCGCAAGAGGTGCAACACATCCAGAATGTCTCTTTATTGCTGTCTGAATTTCTGATTATTAAAGTCTGACACACTTGAGGTGCAGGAACTTCAGTTCTCGCTGGAGCTCTACATCTTAGATCATACGAAgatctttttcttttattttgattCATGTTAATATCtggaggaaaaaaaaattaataaattggtTAGGCCCACATGCATAACTGTAGGAAGAAACTGCCCAGTCTGGTATACTGTTTCTTTTCCAGGGTTGCATAGTTTTAGGCTCTCCTTTataatctcttttttttttttttcaaaattataaacagGTATGGATTCTGGATAATCAGTATCTGACTAGATATGGTGGTCAGACACTTCATCACGCTATATTTATAGACTAGGTAGTGGACCTTGAACATAACATTTTGCAAGACACTTGCATAACAGATGTGTCTTTACTGGCTAAACCTTGCTGTCAAAGAACTATaccaattaatatgtagaacTATTATTAAAGTCATTCCTTACTAATTCAGTTTCTGGAGTCTTGCAGAATTAACTTTTATAAGTTAATGCTATTTAGTAGATATATATAGTGATAAGTTCTTGTAAATTTTATTGTGGCAGAACCATGATTCTGACATGTATCAATACAACATTGTTTTGTTGGTAAtagattttactttttaaacAGGAAGTTTAAAGTCGACAATGTTCTGTTAGCTGGATTTTTGAAGCTTATACCAGCTGAGTTGATTCGTGCTTATCCGAAGTCCATACTAAACATCCATCCCTCTCTTCTTCCATCTTTTGGAGGTAAAGGTTACTATGGTATGAAGGTGCATAGGGCTGTCATCGCTTCTGGAGTAAGGTATGACTTGTCCTTTGTGAAATTTAGTCATCCCATCACAAGAGACATTATCTTCTCTCTAACTTGCCCTCCGTTGTTGCTTATGTGCAATTTTTAGTCAGACGCTTCTTTTTTATGTGTCTTACATAGTTGGAGTGTGATGGTTTGAGATGTTTAACACTTTCACTCTCAATGTTTTTGGCAGCACATTTTGTCAAGTAATCATGTTGAAAGTTATGCTTAATGATACCATTAGTTGTAATGAGTTGGTGTAGGTTGACATTATAAATTCATGTTAGTCCCTGATAATTGGTTTACAAATTATAagacttcacccactttttagTTTATTGTTCTGCGTATATTCTATGTTGATCGGGCTGGGGTATGGAGTGGGGACACTGTCATAACTCAATAGTTTGACATTGTCTACAAGGGAcctattcctttttttttttgggacatGGGTGAGTGtaaacattataattttatagtAAACAAGTATTGGATAACATATTGTAGCGAAAACATGACACTCGAATATAACATGTTAGTGTAGATTTTTAAAAGACGTATTAACAAATGGTATATTCTTAAacatattatatgaaaattttatttccaACGCACGTCTTTACATCAATAGTGAAGGGATTTCGTCCTTTTATTTTTTGCTCCTCTTTTTCCTTTCACCTTCTTCATTCTGCATCTCATTTGTGGTCTTTTAGTTGCTCAAAGTTCCGTATCATGCCGTGCTACACAAGTACACGAGGCAAAACTAAAAAGCCAGACTAACAGAGTGTATGACTAGAAAACAGAATTAACTTAATAAACTAGTTTCCTTGCAGAATAATTGTAGAAAGTTTCTTAGGAATGCTTTTGCTTTAAATTTTGTGAAGTTCAATATATCTGCACAAAAAGTAGTTTAGAATCACCTATGTTGGAAGCATTCAGAGGACTCATGACTTATCCATTTTATTTGATGTGTGTTAAGATAGATACTCAGGGCCCACAATCCATTTTGTTGATGAACATTATGACACGGGACGTATCCTTGCCCAGAGAGTCGTTCCAGTGCTTGTTACTGACACGGCAGAGGAGCTGGCTGCAAGAGTTCTTCAAGAGGTCTTCGAATTTTGAGCACCTCAGTAATGAATTTAAAGTCATAATGGCTCCTGACCTTTCTCTTTCACATTTTACTAACAAAGTAAATACTTTGTCAGGAACATCAAGTATACGTGGAGGTAGCTGCAGCTTTGTGCGAAGAACGGATTATCTGGAGGGAAGATGGTGTTCCTCTAATCCGGAGCAAGGACGACCCTGATAAATTTAGTTAGTGGATCACATTCTGTATCATCAATTTTGCACAAAAAGAAGCTCGCGTTGCATTTTTGTCTTTATGCATCATGCATCAGGGTGAATTTATGTTCCTGTGATCTGTGGATTTCCCCCTTACAAGGTTTTAAATATTGTTCATGTTAAGCATATTTATTAGGCAAATAATGTGACATTGTGTAACTTCGATGTACCATAAGAGGCGAGCCTTCTTCTTTTTAACAAATCATTAACATGAATTGTAGTGTTTTTTAAGCTTGGTAGTGCCAACTATTTCAAAATCAGTGAAcccttttgtttcttttgacTGTAGTAGCAACCAGATGGGAACATGGTAAACATAATAAAAGTTCAACATTTATAAGGAACCATAGGCAAATACTGCTGATTAACATGAATGGCATAAAGACAATGAACTTTTTGTACTATAAACTGAAACAAGCAACTTTCGAGAACTCCTTGCTTGTTCCACATTTAGGACTGGAAGCCTGTTCCCATTCTGCTAAGGTTGGTCTTGATACCAGAATTTCTCCCAAATATGACTATAGCTAATGGTGGGAAGACGGTTAGAGAAGTTGTGACTTGCACAGTTGATAAATCTCATATTAAGGCCCTGTTTGGGTAAGCTTATTTTCTATCCGACTTCAGGCTTATAAGTCAGAAGCATATTCGTAGTGTCACTACAGAATTTTGCATATATCTTCGTACTCAATTGCTGGCAGAACCCTTCCACCATACAACCCTTTCTCAATCTGCACCTTTGCACAAAACTCACCATACAACCCTTTCTCAATCTGCACCTTTGCACAAAACTCACTTGTATCAACCGCTAATAACTTGGCATTAGATCCACAATATGCACCATTAACAATCCTCACAATTGCCCCAACTTGGGGTATCACTGTCTCGAGCTCTTCTTGATCCACTCTCAGCAAATGCTTCTTCTCAATCATCTCAATCTCTGCAACATACTTATCAATCACTTTACGAACCACACCCTTTTGCTTATAATAACCCTTCTCCGCCAAAGCCTTACTCATAACCTTCACAACGATTCCCTCACATAACCAATAATCCTTCCTTCTCCTCCTCTCCTTCGCCTCCTCTTGCTCTCTCATCAATTCACCCAAAGCTCCATCACTACATTCCTCCAATTTCGCGCCCTTACTCTCAATTCCATCCTCCTCAATTACCATCACTCTCAAACCCTCCTTTCTCTTCACATTGTCCACATTCTTCGTGATCCTAATCTTAACCTTCCTATTATCACCTCGATCCCTTCTCAAAACCTTAAATTGCTCCTCCACTCCAACCTGATCAACCCTCACCTCTTCACAAGCCCTCTCAATCTGCCTCCTCACTCCCCACTCCTCCCTCTCCTCATCCACCCTAACCCTCTTCCTCCCCGAACCTCGATCAACACAACCAACAAACCACCCCTCCCTCCTCTCCTCAACCCTACACTTCCCGGACCTCCCCAAATACCTAACAAACTCATGCAACGTACTCCACCTAGTCGCATTCATATGCACGTGGTGTCGATCACTGACTATCTCATTATACACCACATTCGCCGCAACGCTCCCACCCCTGCACCTCCTCCTCACACACTCCAAGAAGCTAGCCTCAAACTCCTCCGAGAAACTCTCGATAATCCCATTAGGGTTTTGTCCGAAAAGCTCCATCTGTCTTACGTGACCATCACTTAAACAATGGCACTTGAACCCATTCTCATCTCGAAAACTCTTTCGACACATCTGACAATAGTACTTCAGTTTCTGAAGCCCTTTGGCTTTCATCCTCTTCAATATTCCCTTTAATTTGATTCTGTTTGATTTTTTGTAACTCAAAGATAGAACACTATAATATAAGATGTACTAATGATTATAGTTCTTTTTCCGAAGGGAATTAGGTTCCAGGCCCATCAGGCCGAAATACACAAAATTCtggattaaaatattaaaatcttataatttgaatatacaatcttaaattttataatttgaatttatttatttttaaatattatttggtATAACTGAAATTTGCACTTCAAAAGATATGATTTTAGGCGTGTCTGACTTGTTTCTGAAAACAAGTACTCCCTcggtttcaatttacatgttcacttttgaaaaaaaaaattgtttcaaattagttgtccacttcaactttcaatgcaaaattatatttccaaattcaattctactccacatatctcttatttatatttcctagattaACCTCATACCACATATTATGGTCATTTAATGCATTCAATTTGTAAACgatcacttttcttaaactgtgtgattttttgaaagtagatatctaattttaaacgaaaGGAGTATATCAATATGtgttttttcttgaaaataataACTCAGTTCGATTAAgagtttatcctctgtcgtctcAGGTGCTAGGGTTCGATGAATAAGAAATATCGAACGTTTCCTGAATACTTTAACCacaaatataatatgttattctTCGAAAGTGCTTTTATATTAAGAAGCTGTGGTTACTGTTTAGTGATTGAAGCCTGTTGGAACTTGGATCTACACGCTCAAGTTTTCAGTAGAAAATGCTGCTTACAGTACTG is a window from the Daucus carota subsp. sativus chromosome 8, DH1 v3.0, whole genome shotgun sequence genome containing:
- the LOC108197689 gene encoding phosphoribosylglycinamide formyltransferase, chloroplastic isoform X2, which encodes MEAQAINPHFPTTLNSKNRNFMAKITCFPQSPTWVSCKSHNLSFVPEFGTSLKKDLSLRSSCVVKAKVGSDGGEELGEGVSRKNLAVFVSGGGSNFRSIHEAILDGRINGDIVVLVASKAECGGANYARNKGIPVIVFPKTKSGSEGLSPHDLVSALRKFKVDNVLLAGFLKLIPAELIRAYPKSILNIHPSLLPSFGGKGYYGMKVHRAVIASGVRYSGPTIHFVDEHYDTGRILAQRVVPVLVTDTAEELAARVLQEVFEF
- the LOC108197689 gene encoding phosphoribosylglycinamide formyltransferase, chloroplastic isoform X1, translated to MEAQAINPHFPTTLNSKNRNFMAKITCFPQSPTWVSCKSHNLSFVPEFGTSLKKDLSLRSSCVVKAKVGSDGGEELGEGVSRKNLAVFVSGGGSNFRSIHEAILDGRINGDIVVLVASKAECGGANYARNKGIPVIVFPKTKSGSEGLSPHDLVSALRKFKVDNVLLAGFLKLIPAELIRAYPKSILNIHPSLLPSFGGKGYYGMKVHRAVIASGVRYSGPTIHFVDEHYDTGRILAQRVVPVLVTDTAEELAARVLQEEHQVYVEVAAALCEERIIWREDGVPLIRSKDDPDKFS
- the LOC108199046 gene encoding KIN17-like protein, which translates into the protein MKAKGLQKLKYYCQMCRKSFRDENGFKCHCLSDGHVRQMELFGQNPNGIIESFSEEFEASFLECVRRRCRGGSVAANVVYNEIVSDRHHVHMNATRWSTLHEFVRYLGRSGKCRVEERREGWFVGCVDRGSGRKRVRVDEEREEWGVRRQIERACEEVRVDQVGVEEQFKVLRRDRGDNRKVKIRITKNVDNVKRKEGLRVMVIEEDGIESKGAKLEECSDGALGELMREQEEAKERRRRKDYWLCEGIVVKVMSKALAEKGYYKQKGVVRKVIDKYVAEIEMIEKKHLLRVDQEELETVIPQVGAIVRIVNGAYCGSNAKLLAVDTSEFCAKVQIEKGLYGGRVLPAIEYEDICKIL